From Chryseobacterium shandongense, the proteins below share one genomic window:
- a CDS encoding TolC family protein — MNFFIFFNAQNKSTLSINSKSLSILAAEYKEIYAAAKVIMTNLLAENKNTETNHVNFSSSDISSRNAADLTIDPKNKEFKSKPHLNWVSDMSYNFSPGFGDDDNIFYRARVSSGLDWLALGEGSLKSQKMQNALNEKMRNIDVLEKQKYKKEIIHRQNMSQVRAAFDARKIKLLSDYENLLKLQNEFTVKQNKNGLKNDAEAAQSKYRLDKISIERKSLESLIKNNDSQNFNNEIVNSEIPDLMAVENIDFSALVKDKETALKMEKELLDMKRKRDKQPDLRLKLRYNYYSALSRDRNFASVGATFNLPVTRSNNDLESEDEIRLKENSLQDMQLVYRDRLSTMYREYYLLKSEIEVLESEIKYLEAELKLNSTNEKSNTFSPAPYLATAEKLLNNQIQICDKKADLYEKYLEYKMLSGTDNSAEGLQKLANDDNVGKETYIWSSFFTNYSNAYIINLMNHWHINRVFLSVGKVTDLVKVADFMTLAAQNNIQVYRLIGENSYAATDNGFPDLQVALQDAKNMGFAGVHLDIEPHTFDDYKANVDLYAQRLINLFSNSKIWCTQNNMDLGVSVPMHLPAEVATVLHDNDIMTYIMAYDVLTLDKKLNKTLNIRNILSPNLYVWVFRINDFQAFGDLLDAEAYVQAAGVTKIGYYDLSQMNNFKP; from the coding sequence GTGAATTTTTTTATCTTCTTTAATGCTCAAAACAAGTCAACTTTAAGTATAAATTCAAAATCTTTAAGCATTCTTGCAGCAGAATATAAGGAGATTTATGCTGCTGCCAAAGTAATTATGACCAACCTTTTAGCAGAGAATAAAAACACTGAAACAAATCATGTTAACTTCTCATCGTCAGACATTTCTTCACGTAATGCTGCTGATCTTACCATTGATCCAAAAAATAAAGAATTTAAGAGCAAACCTCATCTCAATTGGGTGTCAGACATGAGTTATAATTTCAGTCCGGGATTTGGCGATGATGATAATATTTTTTACCGTGCAAGGGTATCTTCGGGTCTGGACTGGCTTGCTTTAGGAGAAGGAAGTCTGAAAAGCCAGAAAATGCAAAATGCGCTCAATGAAAAAATGAGAAATATTGACGTTTTAGAAAAACAGAAATATAAAAAAGAGATTATCCATAGGCAAAATATGAGTCAGGTAAGAGCCGCTTTTGACGCAAGGAAAATAAAGCTTCTATCCGATTATGAAAATTTGCTGAAACTACAAAACGAATTTACCGTTAAACAAAATAAAAACGGACTGAAAAATGATGCGGAAGCAGCTCAGTCAAAATACAGGCTGGACAAAATTTCAATAGAGAGAAAATCTCTGGAAAGCCTTATAAAAAACAATGATAGCCAAAATTTCAATAATGAAATTGTAAATTCGGAGATTCCGGACTTAATGGCTGTTGAAAATATCGATTTCAGCGCTTTGGTGAAAGACAAAGAAACTGCTTTAAAAATGGAAAAGGAACTGCTGGACATGAAGCGCAAGAGAGACAAACAGCCTGATCTCCGATTAAAACTGCGTTATAATTATTATTCTGCATTGTCCAGAGATAGAAACTTTGCAAGCGTGGGAGCTACCTTTAACCTTCCTGTTACCAGAAGCAATAATGATCTTGAAAGTGAAGATGAGATTAGGTTAAAAGAAAATTCTCTTCAGGATATGCAATTGGTATATCGCGACAGGTTAAGCACAATGTACAGGGAATATTATCTTTTAAAATCTGAAATAGAGGTTTTGGAAAGTGAAATAAAATACCTTGAAGCTGAATTGAAGCTAAATTCTACCAACGAAAAAAGCAATACTTTCAGTCCGGCACCTTATCTTGCGACCGCCGAAAAACTATTAAATAACCAGATACAAATCTGTGATAAAAAAGCAGATCTGTACGAAAAATACCTTGAATACAAAATGCTATCCGGAACAGATAATTCAGCAGAAGGCCTTCAGAAATTAGCCAATGATGACAATGTTGGGAAAGAAACCTATATCTGGAGCAGCTTTTTTACAAACTATTCCAACGCATATATTATCAACCTGATGAATCACTGGCACATTAACAGGGTTTTCCTGTCGGTTGGAAAAGTGACGGATTTGGTAAAAGTCGCTGATTTCATGACATTAGCAGCACAAAACAATATTCAGGTATACCGACTTATCGGTGAAAATTCTTATGCTGCCACAGATAATGGCTTCCCAGACCTTCAGGTAGCTTTACAGGACGCCAAAAATATGGGGTTTGCCGGGGTGCACCTTGATATTGAGCCTCATACTTTTGATGATTATAAAGCCAATGTGGATCTATATGCACAAAGACTTATTAATCTTTTTAGCAACTCGAAAATATGGTGTACACAAAACAATATGGATCTGGGTGTAAGTGTACCAATGCACCTTCCTGCTGAAGTGGCAACCGTTTTGCACGATAACGATATTATGACGTACATTATGGCTTATGATGTCCTGACCCTTGATAAAAAACTCAATAAAACTTTAAACATTAGAAATATTCTTAGTCCTAATCTGTATGTCTGGGTTTTCCGCATTAATGATTTTCAGGCCTTCGGCGATCTTCTCGATGCTGAAGCATATGTACAGGCAGCAGGAGTTACAAAAATCGGCTATTACGACCTGTCACAAATGAATAATTTTAAGCCCTAA
- a CDS encoding LVIVD repeat-containing protein has product MTKKLSAAMGFFLLVAATGCSSEDNLLPENNENSNSITNGDITLRYGGGDLAKSVELKNATVDFTRFDQNGQKFSVTQKTVTYTPNLSGAIAATGNNWYNINNGETYYIPEGTTFTGGFNFNSAGKIIVLGELGGSNWINVPNGGKVEVGNNGKISSSVNFHLNSGGTLNNYGFVTYTTGSVDGIINNYNNLNFNNSESLNGSSTVNNYCRMVFNAQNNYLNATLNNEGYLTFEKGFHVNGSGVLNLKPQSFTEVTGGSVSVDGKVSNTGSSFARMDFSNMSFGNLNASPAFIGLIDMNFVNTSYSVLQSNNKINSQVTLNSNTYIAAGECTPQKGIAPCSDSQLQFTLVANVVSPSINNTTLSATGVTVNNGFAYVSYHTNDALSGSNTQGAIRILNVTDYNAPSLVSEALFNNIEFNNVDVANNKLYAVGGDKNGSKLVTAPLYNNVFNTQDLSSFVNYKLPSSTAKNSYFYNNYLYASTGTTGGGFFKLDPNNGYSVAEQFNFAGERAKYVAHNNTYQVFLATQANGASLRIANNDGSNAKVYNYAGLAQSVTDGKNVIVLDDEYVYLALSDKGVAKIRLNDGQLISTFIPRNFKVNNQNVFSQSGLTNAVAVSNCYLYLANGTDGVIVLNKTNFKVVGYYKLNGSANYIYINNNLAFVATGQSGLNILKIN; this is encoded by the coding sequence ATGACAAAAAAACTAAGCGCAGCAATGGGTTTTTTCCTTCTCGTTGCCGCAACCGGATGTTCTTCAGAAGATAATCTTCTTCCTGAAAACAATGAAAATTCCAATTCTATCACCAATGGAGACATCACCCTTCGATATGGAGGAGGCGATCTTGCCAAAAGTGTTGAACTAAAAAACGCTACAGTAGATTTCACAAGATTCGATCAAAACGGACAGAAGTTTTCCGTAACCCAAAAAACCGTAACGTACACCCCTAACCTTTCCGGAGCTATCGCTGCCACAGGAAATAACTGGTACAACATCAACAACGGAGAAACGTATTATATTCCGGAAGGTACAACCTTTACAGGAGGATTCAATTTTAACTCTGCAGGAAAGATCATCGTTTTGGGTGAGCTGGGCGGATCCAACTGGATCAACGTTCCGAACGGAGGTAAGGTAGAAGTAGGAAATAACGGTAAAATTTCAAGTTCAGTAAATTTCCACCTGAATTCCGGAGGTACATTAAACAACTACGGATTTGTAACATACACTACAGGCTCTGTTGACGGAATCATCAACAATTATAATAATTTAAACTTCAATAATTCTGAAAGCCTTAACGGAAGTTCTACGGTAAATAATTACTGCAGAATGGTCTTTAACGCGCAGAACAATTACCTGAACGCAACCCTTAACAATGAGGGTTACCTTACTTTTGAAAAAGGATTTCATGTAAACGGTTCGGGGGTATTAAATCTTAAACCTCAATCGTTTACGGAGGTTACCGGAGGAAGCGTTTCTGTAGACGGAAAGGTAAGCAATACAGGAAGCAGCTTTGCAAGAATGGATTTCTCCAACATGTCTTTCGGAAACCTTAATGCTTCACCTGCTTTCATCGGACTTATTGATATGAACTTTGTGAATACTTCGTATTCTGTTCTTCAGAGCAATAATAAAATCAACAGCCAGGTTACTTTAAATTCAAATACATATATTGCTGCAGGAGAATGTACACCACAGAAAGGTATTGCCCCTTGCTCAGACAGCCAGCTTCAGTTTACTCTAGTAGCGAATGTGGTAAGCCCTTCCATCAACAATACGACTCTTAGCGCAACAGGTGTTACGGTAAATAATGGTTTTGCGTATGTATCTTATCATACCAATGATGCACTTTCCGGAAGCAACACGCAGGGAGCCATCAGAATCCTTAATGTAACTGATTACAACGCTCCATCTCTTGTAAGTGAGGCCTTATTCAACAACATCGAATTCAATAATGTGGATGTGGCGAATAATAAATTATACGCTGTAGGTGGAGATAAAAACGGTTCCAAATTGGTTACGGCGCCGCTTTACAATAATGTATTTAATACTCAGGATCTTTCTTCATTCGTGAATTATAAGCTTCCGAGTTCTACCGCGAAAAATTCTTATTTCTACAACAATTATCTGTATGCTTCCACAGGGACAACCGGCGGAGGTTTCTTCAAGCTGGATCCGAATAACGGATATTCTGTGGCAGAACAGTTTAATTTTGCAGGAGAAAGAGCTAAATATGTTGCCCACAACAATACGTATCAGGTATTTTTAGCAACTCAGGCGAATGGTGCTTCCTTAAGAATTGCCAATAATGACGGTTCAAATGCAAAGGTTTATAATTATGCCGGGCTTGCTCAATCCGTAACCGACGGTAAAAATGTAATTGTTCTCGATGATGAATACGTGTACCTTGCTTTAAGTGATAAAGGTGTTGCTAAAATCAGATTAAATGACGGACAGCTGATAAGTACTTTTATACCGAGAAACTTTAAGGTGAACAACCAGAATGTATTCAGCCAGAGCGGGCTTACCAATGCCGTTGCTGTGAGCAACTGTTATCTTTACCTTGCAAACGGTACAGACGGAGTAATTGTTTTAAATAAGACTAACTTTAAAGTGGTGGGTTATTACAAACTAAACGGTTCTGCCAATTATATTTACATCAATAATAATCTGGCTTTCGTGGCTACAGGACAATCTGGTCTTAATATATTGAAAATAAATTAA
- a CDS encoding glycosyltransferase family 2 protein: MESFWEIVFSNIRYSDWSTILNWGWYVFIIDIPRFLILEIIVLFVTFRNRFLSKEKWKKAHTRMMNENPLITVLVPGHNEGKHLHKMVVSMQKQTYKNIEIIVVDDGSTDDTEIIGRSFEKKGFITKFLRSEIRGGKASAANLGLKYAKGKFIVHIDADSSLDNDAIEKSLLPFYVYKNVGGVGGNLMVRNDEDSLTSTMQYLEYQQSISISRIVVSSLGIYKIISGAFGVFPRKVLERVGGWDVGPGLDGDLTVKIRKIGYNIHFEQSAVCNTHVPVSWSKLAKQRLRWSRSLVRFRLRKHYDIWIPNKNFRWSNFFAFFENVFFGLVLDITWMIYMLRIIIENPEFLLFWLPLKYLVYLLLYFMQFIVCLVIVKNKKKYLSKIIYVPLYPLYMGYFMRIVRTIAYFDELFFYDSYKDPWNPQKTSKKAREFGA; encoded by the coding sequence GTGGAAAGTTTCTGGGAAATTGTTTTTTCTAATATCAGATATTCGGATTGGTCTACTATCCTGAACTGGGGTTGGTATGTCTTCATCATAGATATTCCGAGGTTTCTTATTCTGGAGATCATCGTACTTTTTGTTACCTTCAGAAATCGCTTTTTAAGCAAAGAAAAGTGGAAAAAGGCTCACACAAGGATGATGAATGAAAATCCTTTGATTACAGTTCTTGTTCCCGGACATAATGAAGGAAAACATCTTCACAAAATGGTAGTTTCCATGCAGAAGCAGACATACAAAAATATCGAAATTATTGTTGTTGATGATGGTTCTACAGACGATACGGAAATTATCGGAAGATCTTTTGAGAAGAAAGGTTTTATCACTAAATTTTTACGATCCGAAATCCGCGGGGGCAAAGCATCTGCAGCCAATCTTGGATTAAAATATGCAAAAGGAAAATTTATTGTGCATATTGATGCAGATTCATCGCTTGATAATGATGCCATTGAAAAATCCCTTCTCCCCTTTTACGTTTATAAGAATGTGGGTGGTGTCGGCGGAAACCTTATGGTGAGAAATGATGAAGATTCCCTTACTTCAACTATGCAATATCTGGAGTACCAACAGTCAATCAGTATTTCAAGAATTGTTGTTTCCAGTCTTGGGATTTACAAGATTATTTCGGGAGCATTTGGGGTTTTCCCAAGAAAAGTGCTGGAAAGAGTCGGTGGTTGGGACGTGGGTCCCGGGCTGGATGGCGATCTCACGGTGAAAATCAGAAAAATCGGCTACAACATTCACTTTGAGCAGAGTGCGGTCTGCAACACCCATGTTCCGGTATCGTGGAGCAAACTTGCCAAGCAGAGGCTGCGCTGGTCCCGCTCGCTGGTACGTTTCCGGCTGAGAAAACACTATGATATTTGGATTCCTAATAAAAATTTCAGATGGTCTAACTTTTTTGCTTTTTTCGAAAATGTATTCTTCGGATTAGTCCTTGATATCACCTGGATGATTTATATGCTAAGAATAATAATTGAGAACCCTGAATTCTTACTTTTTTGGCTGCCTCTCAAATATTTAGTATATTTGCTGCTCTATTTTATGCAGTTTATCGTTTGCCTGGTAATAGTGAAAAATAAAAAGAAATATTTATCAAAGATCATTTACGTTCCGCTTTATCCTTTGTATATGGGATACTTCATGCGCATCGTACGAACCATTGCCTATTTCGACGAACTCTTCTTCTACGATTCTTACAAAGACCCGTGGAATCCCCAGAAAACTTCAAAAAAAGCCCGTGAATTCGGTGCATAA
- a CDS encoding HlyD family secretion protein, with amino-acid sequence MEINFNDDKITEESYEKPVKKRKWDRWIYLGILLLIVFSLLKWVISSWIFNYADGFLKQQQFDVKFTSDIRILSYTVKEGSAVKKGDTLFSYEFFDTNLRKNSIQDSLKNLVDNTAFDNSIAAINAQIYKKKSLAADLRKRVAFWQSEKKRKEKLVYINQITPNELANVDRSIDDLTYELASVNADIKALNGEIAKMSQINNQKNNLAREENRTSTIHNYYVSPINGNTDRFRVSDGQVAYKSDIITSIVHKRQFVQAYIDISDLDEFKEGDRVAIKLPYGFNKTLTGKVKKIYSISEIKDNTLINKTLNDNKYGVVIDIVPIDGKSWEEVKISNIPVKVRKLKFT; translated from the coding sequence ATGGAAATCAATTTTAATGACGATAAAATAACAGAAGAATCTTACGAAAAACCTGTTAAGAAAAGAAAATGGGACCGTTGGATCTACTTGGGAATTTTATTGTTAATCGTATTTTCTTTACTGAAATGGGTTATTTCATCATGGATATTTAATTATGCAGATGGATTTCTAAAGCAGCAGCAATTTGATGTGAAATTTACCAGTGATATCCGAATCCTTAGCTATACAGTAAAGGAAGGTTCTGCGGTCAAAAAGGGGGATACCTTATTCAGCTATGAATTTTTCGATACGAATCTTCGTAAAAACAGCATTCAGGATTCCCTGAAAAATCTTGTAGATAATACAGCTTTTGATAATAGTATTGCAGCAATAAATGCTCAGATCTATAAAAAGAAAAGCCTCGCAGCAGACCTTAGAAAGAGAGTAGCTTTCTGGCAAAGTGAGAAAAAAAGAAAAGAAAAACTGGTTTACATTAACCAGATTACGCCCAACGAACTTGCCAATGTGGACAGGTCAATTGATGATCTCACCTACGAACTCGCATCTGTTAATGCCGATATAAAAGCATTGAATGGTGAAATTGCAAAAATGTCGCAAATTAACAACCAGAAAAACAATCTGGCCAGAGAAGAAAACAGAACTTCCACCATTCATAATTATTACGTATCACCGATAAATGGTAATACCGACCGCTTCAGGGTTTCAGATGGACAGGTGGCTTATAAGTCAGACATCATCACATCAATTGTACATAAAAGACAGTTTGTACAAGCCTATATTGATATCAGTGACCTGGACGAATTTAAAGAAGGAGACCGTGTAGCCATAAAATTGCCATATGGTTTCAACAAAACGCTCACAGGAAAGGTAAAAAAAATCTACTCCATATCAGAGATCAAAGATAATACCCTTATCAACAAAACTTTAAATGACAACAAATATGGCGTTGTAATTGATATTGTTCCCATAGACGGAAAATCGTGGGAGGAAGTGAAGATCAGTAATATTCCGGTAAAAGTAAGAAAATTAAAATTTACATAA
- a CDS encoding helix-turn-helix domain-containing protein: MVNDYKKYELFGKTLIQKIELAGPFRYDFPVAEQACFIYVMNGELQYKSSDKSMSIPEDYSLFLNCINSGKHIHNSGQEENCHIVIVTFYPDILKKIYDRELPSLLQKPENIISNKSTLKINNDFLIKKYVEGLLFYFENPSLVNEDILILKLKEIILLLAQSESAASVQLILSQLFSPVAYTFKQVIEANLFSQLTIEQLAERNNLSVSSFKREFARLYNDTPANYIRNKKLEKAAELLLLSDNRITEIAYDCGFNDLATFTKSFHDKFHSSPSNYRINHKENK; encoded by the coding sequence ATGGTTAATGATTATAAAAAATATGAATTATTCGGAAAGACCCTGATACAGAAAATTGAGCTGGCAGGACCTTTCAGATATGATTTTCCGGTAGCCGAACAGGCATGTTTTATATATGTAATGAATGGAGAACTTCAATACAAATCGAGTGATAAATCAATGAGCATTCCGGAGGATTATTCACTATTTTTGAATTGTATAAATTCGGGAAAACATATTCATAATTCCGGACAGGAAGAAAATTGTCATATTGTTATTGTTACTTTTTATCCTGATATTTTAAAAAAGATTTATGACAGAGAATTGCCGTCACTTTTGCAAAAACCTGAAAATATAATTTCAAATAAATCTACACTCAAAATCAATAATGATTTTCTGATTAAGAAGTATGTTGAAGGCTTGCTTTTCTATTTTGAAAACCCCTCCCTTGTCAATGAAGATATTTTAATCCTTAAGCTGAAGGAAATCATTTTATTATTGGCTCAGTCGGAAAGCGCAGCATCTGTTCAACTTATCTTATCGCAGCTTTTTTCTCCGGTGGCTTACACTTTTAAGCAGGTTATTGAAGCAAATTTATTTTCACAACTAACCATTGAACAACTTGCCGAACGGAATAATCTCAGTGTTTCTTCCTTCAAAAGAGAATTTGCCAGACTTTATAATGATACGCCTGCCAATTATATCAGAAATAAAAAACTGGAAAAAGCTGCCGAGCTCCTCCTGTTATCCGATAATAGAATTACCGAAATTGCTTACGATTGCGGATTTAACGATCTTGCAACGTTCACGAAGAGTTTTCACGATAAATTCCACAGCAGCCCATCCAACTACCGTATTAATCACAAAGAAAACAAATGA
- a CDS encoding TackOD1 domain-containing metal-binding protein, with amino-acid sequence MPDKILNLVNGIRAQLLDDCIDRNEIPNADNADIWIINNDKAWNVKIFLTSLIRHPDPKVFLKPVFLQKDLKKTYKEYKNYNLKHLCDGYIKELDIQNKIPSIRFILNFIKNISASVSFSEDDLLKKTLMYYYSRNKDIEFYESAASLSGYSYPRIEAYYDGGTEAYVKGRDLLNGAYKSDLLRRNYVDTSHICKKCHSGFLNYREECPKCKHHNLQARVLIHHFRCAYVATETKFWQGERMVCPKCSMELRNLGVDYDKPGKVFYCLNDTCKNEFQKPLIGVHCINCKNEQAPSELNLEKIYNYELTQKAISEIFN; translated from the coding sequence ATGCCTGATAAAATACTGAACCTTGTAAACGGGATCAGAGCACAATTGCTGGATGATTGTATCGACCGAAATGAAATACCTAATGCAGATAATGCAGACATCTGGATCATCAACAACGATAAAGCCTGGAATGTAAAGATATTCCTGACTTCCCTGATCAGACACCCGGATCCGAAGGTTTTCCTTAAGCCTGTTTTCCTACAAAAAGACCTGAAAAAAACATATAAAGAATATAAAAATTATAATCTCAAACATTTGTGTGACGGCTATATTAAAGAGCTGGACATACAAAATAAAATACCGTCTATAAGATTTATTTTAAACTTTATTAAAAATATAAGTGCTTCCGTTTCTTTTTCTGAAGATGATTTGTTGAAAAAAACATTGATGTATTATTACTCAAGAAACAAAGACATTGAATTTTACGAAAGCGCAGCTTCTCTCAGCGGATATTCTTATCCAAGAATCGAAGCCTATTATGATGGTGGTACCGAAGCCTATGTAAAAGGCCGCGATCTGCTGAACGGTGCATACAAAAGCGATCTTCTTCGCAGGAACTATGTAGATACTTCACATATTTGTAAAAAATGCCATTCCGGGTTTCTCAATTACAGGGAAGAATGCCCCAAATGCAAACACCATAATCTTCAGGCAAGGGTTCTGATCCATCACTTCAGATGCGCTTATGTGGCTACAGAAACAAAATTCTGGCAGGGAGAAAGAATGGTATGCCCGAAATGCAGTATGGAACTCAGGAATCTTGGTGTGGATTATGACAAACCGGGAAAAGTATTCTATTGCCTGAATGACACCTGCAAAAACGAGTTTCAGAAACCACTGATCGGTGTGCATTGCATCAATTGTAAAAACGAGCAGGCGCCTTCCGAACTTAATCTGGAAAAGATCTACAACTACGAGCTTACCCAGAAAGCCATCAGCGAAATTTTCAATTAA
- a CDS encoding T9SS type A sorting domain-containing protein — translation MNKIYSGALFLCSVLGVSAQEVIWQKDIKSSTQDFLSQVTTTIDQQYLITGSSIRAGSGMMEAESKSQMPNASSQPNNGYDFHLVKLNQQGEEVWEKYFSGNNHDFLSATVNTQEGGFVLAGTSFSGKGLDKKENSKGGSDFWLIRINEFGDELWQKTIGSTSDEEARAVIQTTDMGFFVAGNVTLREPQGTSKGYGSKDVLVVKLDKNGKELSQLILGGKGLDEVEKMIPTKDGGALLGVYSRSNAGGSKKTENFGEGDYWMIKLNKEGKVEWEKNFGGKGDDHLRTLALTSTGYLIGGESRSERSGNKTVGIEEGTDLWLISLNERGEELWQKSYNFKNRDVLMGMSVLHGSDDRSSKGILLGGYTQAEGKIESDDETFWMLYLDQNGNEQWRKHVKGESRKREERLSDIKLNRDGSIVLAGTSAEELGKENWKIVKLGDKQIDQLIEKQDIKIYPNPVSDYAYVEIGFPSTSSGTTPSTGSGQGFEAEIVVYDMCGRQLQSLKTKNKVTKINTQNLIQGAYLVTVKTNDNKTASAKLIKK, via the coding sequence ATGAATAAAATCTACTCAGGAGCACTGTTCTTGTGCTCTGTTCTGGGTGTTTCCGCCCAGGAAGTGATCTGGCAGAAAGACATCAAATCCTCTACACAGGATTTTCTTTCGCAGGTTACCACTACTATCGACCAGCAGTATTTAATAACCGGTAGTTCTATCAGGGCTGGAAGCGGGATGATGGAAGCTGAAAGTAAAAGCCAGATGCCAAATGCGAGCAGCCAGCCAAACAACGGTTACGATTTTCATTTGGTTAAACTCAACCAGCAGGGCGAAGAAGTTTGGGAAAAATATTTCTCAGGTAATAACCATGATTTTCTTTCGGCTACGGTGAATACACAGGAAGGAGGATTCGTTTTGGCGGGAACGAGCTTTTCAGGGAAAGGTCTGGATAAAAAGGAAAACTCCAAAGGCGGATCTGATTTTTGGCTGATCCGCATCAACGAATTCGGCGATGAACTGTGGCAGAAAACCATTGGCAGCACTTCCGATGAAGAAGCCAGAGCAGTAATACAGACGACGGATATGGGATTTTTTGTAGCAGGAAATGTCACCCTTCGAGAACCTCAGGGTACATCAAAAGGTTACGGATCCAAAGATGTTCTAGTCGTTAAATTAGATAAAAATGGAAAGGAATTATCCCAATTAATTTTAGGCGGAAAAGGACTGGATGAGGTTGAGAAAATGATCCCGACGAAAGACGGCGGAGCATTATTGGGAGTGTATTCAAGAAGCAATGCCGGAGGATCTAAGAAGACAGAAAACTTCGGGGAGGGTGATTATTGGATGATTAAACTGAATAAGGAAGGCAAAGTAGAATGGGAAAAGAACTTCGGTGGAAAAGGCGATGATCATTTAAGAACACTGGCTCTGACTTCCACAGGTTATTTAATTGGTGGAGAATCGAGATCGGAAAGATCGGGAAATAAAACCGTAGGCATTGAAGAAGGAACCGATTTGTGGCTGATTTCACTCAACGAGAGAGGAGAAGAACTATGGCAGAAATCCTACAATTTCAAGAACCGGGATGTGCTGATGGGAATGAGTGTTTTACATGGCTCTGACGATAGATCTTCAAAAGGAATTCTATTGGGAGGTTACACCCAGGCAGAAGGGAAAATTGAGAGTGATGATGAGACGTTCTGGATGCTGTATTTGGATCAGAACGGGAATGAGCAGTGGAGAAAGCACGTGAAGGGAGAATCGAGAAAAAGGGAGGAAAGGCTTTCGGATATTAAGCTGAACCGGGACGGTTCGATTGTTTTGGCCGGAACCAGCGCGGAGGAATTAGGAAAAGAAAACTGGAAGATCGTGAAGCTGGGGGATAAACAGATTGATCAGCTCATTGAAAAGCAGGATATTAAGATTTATCCGAATCCGGTATCAGATTATGCGTATGTGGAAATTGGGTTCCCTTCGACAAGCTCAGGGACCACTCCTTCGACAGGCTCAGGGCAGGGGTTTGAGGCAGAAATTGTTGTGTACGATATGTGTGGAAGACAATTGCAGAGTCTGAAAACTAAGAATAAAGTCACGAAGATCAATACGCAGAATCTGATTCAGGGGGCGTATCTGGTGACGGTGAAAACCAATGATAACAAAACAGCGAGTGCTAAATTGATTAAGAAATAA
- a CDS encoding nuclear transport factor 2 family protein — protein MNLKLILQKANACISAGDQEGFLNFCTSDTSWTFVGDRTLKGIDEVRAYMSEAYKVPPRFEVTLMIEEGNYLTAIGKISLMNEDSKWTEYEYCDVWRFENGKLAELKAFVVN, from the coding sequence ATGAATTTAAAGTTGATATTGCAGAAAGCCAATGCCTGTATTTCTGCGGGAGACCAGGAAGGATTTTTGAATTTCTGTACGTCTGATACGAGCTGGACATTCGTGGGAGATCGTACTCTTAAGGGAATTGATGAGGTAAGGGCTTACATGTCCGAAGCCTATAAAGTACCTCCCAGATTTGAAGTTACATTAATGATTGAAGAGGGCAATTATTTAACAGCTATAGGAAAAATCAGCTTAATGAATGAAGATTCAAAATGGACAGAGTATGAATACTGTGATGTCTGGAGATTCGAAAACGGTAAATTAGCCGAACTGAAGGCTTTTGTTGTAAATTAA
- a CDS encoding GNAT family N-acetyltransferase, whose product MIRAKKGDIPKLISILTESFEDNKSANFAVKNKKSLPELFKYSVAKGFLCGDVWLNDDKTACAILLDPKKKKSGFQSVWLDLTLVFNVVGLFRIKKVRRKENITEQTLPHNIDYIHLWFLGVEPKIQGNGIGTSFLQELIQFYKSSKEAICLETSTLVNIPFYEKQGFSRYATKYFGFEFFFYIKQF is encoded by the coding sequence ATGATACGTGCAAAAAAGGGTGATATCCCTAAACTGATATCAATATTGACTGAGTCTTTTGAAGATAACAAATCTGCAAACTTTGCTGTAAAAAACAAAAAGTCACTTCCGGAGCTTTTTAAATATTCGGTTGCTAAAGGGTTTCTTTGCGGCGATGTCTGGCTGAATGATGATAAAACAGCCTGTGCTATTTTACTTGATCCGAAGAAAAAAAAATCAGGTTTCCAATCTGTCTGGCTTGACCTTACCCTGGTTTTTAATGTTGTAGGGTTATTCAGGATTAAAAAAGTTCGCAGGAAAGAAAATATCACCGAGCAGACCCTTCCGCATAATATAGATTATATTCATTTGTGGTTTCTGGGAGTTGAGCCAAAAATACAGGGTAATGGTATAGGAACCTCATTCTTACAGGAACTCATCCAATTTTACAAGTCATCCAAAGAAGCGATTTGTCTTGAGACTTCTACACTGGTAAACATTCCTTTTTATGAGAAACAGGGTTTTTCGAGATATGCTACAAAATATTTCGGGTTTGAATTCTTTTTTTATATTAAACAGTTTTAA